A part of Eubacterium sp. AB3007 genomic DNA contains:
- a CDS encoding 4-(cytidine 5'-diphospho)-2-C-methyl-D-erythritol kinase: MNEITVLSYAKINLSIDVGGIDENGYHAVDMIMQQVDFSDYVKVGFVPAGGSRRGGNPDASPQVKSARGKIEISLRTNRYYLPVDERNLAHKAARIMIDRYGSTQQSGRLEINIKKRIPVAAGLAGGSGNGAAVVHALNLLWGLKLSLAEIMEICSELGSDVPFSAVGQARANRNFPAYLRRDPMAAACVRATGRGTVLEPVRPLDAWLVIAKPRLSVSTPEVYRGIDDCVITRRPDNDRLQARLQEGTCGEEIYEDFVNVLEAYTLDAYPQVAKLKALMESMGPSKVLMSGSGPTVFAVCESRKEARRLCDRLREESYEAYWMRTSR; encoded by the coding sequence ATGAACGAGATCACAGTACTGTCTTATGCCAAGATCAACCTTTCCATTGATGTAGGTGGGATCGATGAGAATGGATACCACGCGGTGGATATGATCATGCAGCAGGTGGACTTCAGCGACTACGTGAAGGTAGGCTTTGTGCCGGCCGGCGGCAGCAGACGCGGGGGAAATCCGGACGCGTCGCCGCAGGTGAAGAGTGCCCGAGGCAAGATCGAGATCTCACTGCGCACCAATCGCTACTACCTGCCGGTGGATGAGCGTAACCTGGCGCACAAAGCCGCCCGGATCATGATCGACCGTTACGGAAGCACGCAGCAGAGTGGAAGGCTGGAGATCAACATCAAGAAAAGGATCCCGGTGGCAGCGGGGCTGGCCGGCGGCTCTGGCAACGGAGCAGCGGTGGTCCATGCGCTGAACCTGTTGTGGGGACTGAAACTGTCGCTGGCAGAGATCATGGAGATCTGCAGCGAGCTGGGATCGGATGTGCCCTTCAGCGCGGTGGGACAGGCGCGGGCCAACCGCAACTTCCCGGCATACCTGCGGAGGGATCCCATGGCGGCCGCCTGTGTGAGAGCGACGGGGCGCGGCACAGTGCTAGAACCGGTGCGTCCTCTGGACGCCTGGCTGGTCATCGCCAAACCCAGACTCAGTGTCTCCACTCCGGAGGTGTATCGAGGAATCGATGACTGTGTCATCACCCGCCGGCCGGACAACGACCGGTTGCAGGCGAGGCTACAGGAGGGCACGTGCGGGGAAGAGATCTATGAGGATTTTGTGAACGTGCTGGAAGCGTATACACTGGACGCCTATCCCCAGGTGGCGAAGCTGAAGGCCCTGATGGAGAGCATGGGTCCGAGCAAGGTGCTGATGAGCGGCAGCGGACCGACGGTGTTTGCGGTGTGTGAGAGCAGAAAGGAAGCGCGGAGGCTTTGTGACCGGCTCCGAGAAGAAAGTTACGAGGCATATTGGATGCGCACTTCCAGATAG
- the pyrE gene encoding orotate phosphoribosyltransferase: MKQEIAKGLLSIEAVFLRPQDPFTWASGIKSPIYCDNRLTLTAPEVRIKVEEGLAAVVREYYPECEVLMGTSTAGIAHAAIVGHLMGLPMGYVRGSKKDHGRTNQIEGRLAPGQKVVVIEDLISTAGSCCDTVEALREAGAEVLGIASIFTYGMQKGLDRLAEHKTVNHSLCDLDTLVEVAADTGYIAPEDKEKILRFRNDPSDEGWMKEE; encoded by the coding sequence ATGAAACAAGAGATCGCCAAGGGCCTGCTGTCCATCGAGGCGGTGTTCCTGCGCCCGCAGGACCCCTTCACCTGGGCCAGCGGCATCAAAAGCCCCATCTATTGCGACAACAGACTGACGCTGACGGCGCCGGAGGTCCGCATCAAGGTGGAGGAGGGCCTGGCCGCTGTGGTCAGAGAATACTATCCGGAATGCGAAGTCCTGATGGGCACCAGCACCGCCGGCATCGCCCACGCCGCCATCGTGGGACACCTGATGGGACTTCCCATGGGCTATGTGCGCGGCAGCAAGAAAGACCACGGTCGCACCAACCAGATCGAAGGACGGCTTGCGCCGGGCCAGAAGGTGGTGGTCATCGAAGACCTGATCTCCACCGCGGGTTCCTGCTGCGACACCGTGGAAGCGCTGCGGGAAGCTGGAGCCGAGGTGCTGGGCATCGCCAGCATTTTCACCTACGGTATGCAGAAGGGATTAGATCGGTTGGCGGAGCACAAAACCGTGAACCACAGCCTTTGTGACCTGGACACTTTGGTGGAGGTGGCCGCTGACACCGGCTACATCGCACCTGAGGATAAAGAGAAGATATTGCGTTTCAGAAACGATCCATCGGACGAGGGATGGATGAAGGAGGAATAA
- the pyrB gene encoding aspartate carbamoyltransferase, with protein MSEIRNLINITDFTVEEIDHLVEVANDIIDNPEKYQDICAHKKLATLFFEPSTRTRLSFTAAMMELGGNVLGFDDANSSSTKKGESVSDTVIMAGCYADIIAMRHPKEGAPVIAATKTTVPIINAGDGGHFHPTQTLTDLLTIARKKGGFGNFTIGLCGDLKFGRTVHSLIEALLRYENIKFVLIAPEELRVPDYVKENMDKAGAEWVEYESLEEAMPELDILYMTRVQKERFFNEEDYIRLKDSFILNLDLLEPAKKDLIILHPLPRVNEISVEVDDDPRACYFYQALCGKYIRMALILFLLGLK; from the coding sequence ATGAGCGAGATCCGCAACCTGATCAACATCACAGATTTTACCGTCGAGGAGATCGACCACCTGGTGGAGGTCGCCAACGACATCATCGACAACCCGGAGAAGTACCAGGACATCTGCGCCCACAAGAAACTGGCCACCCTGTTCTTTGAGCCTTCCACCAGAACCCGTCTGAGCTTCACCGCTGCCATGATGGAGCTGGGCGGCAACGTGCTGGGATTCGACGACGCCAACTCCAGCTCCACCAAGAAGGGCGAGAGTGTCAGCGACACCGTCATCATGGCCGGCTGCTACGCGGACATCATCGCCATGCGCCACCCCAAGGAGGGAGCTCCGGTGATCGCGGCCACCAAGACCACCGTCCCCATCATCAATGCCGGCGACGGCGGACACTTCCACCCCACCCAGACACTGACCGACCTGTTGACCATCGCCCGCAAGAAGGGTGGATTCGGCAACTTCACCATCGGTCTCTGCGGCGACCTGAAGTTCGGCCGGACCGTCCATTCCCTCATCGAAGCCCTGCTCCGCTATGAGAACATCAAGTTCGTCCTCATCGCCCCGGAAGAGCTGCGCGTCCCCGATTACGTCAAGGAGAACATGGACAAAGCCGGCGCCGAGTGGGTGGAATACGAGAGCCTGGAGGAGGCCATGCCGGAACTGGATATCCTCTACATGACCCGTGTACAGAAAGAGCGTTTCTTCAACGAGGAGGACTATATCCGCCTGAAGGACAGCTTCATCCTGAACCTGGATCTTCTGGAACCAGCCAAGAAGGACCTGATCATCCTGCATCCGCTGCCACGCGTCAACGAGATCTCCGTGGAAGTGGACGACGATCCGCGCGCCTGCTACTTCTACCAGGCACTCTGCGGAAAGTACATCCGCATGGCTCTGATCCTGTTCCTGCTGGGACTGAAATAA
- a CDS encoding Ig-like domain-containing protein — MKRTGAIACLTMMIVMMMTVCSFGADSFHITRTYPANGEENTTKDNMCVKIYFNSEVGNKASKAANKNAFSITNKKGKEFPSRIYYNKNNPQYALVVIDTNKVKSSGKNAIKDDTEYICTLSENFIDNKGNKLGDDPKRVISFRTMNQGRNTLIYMVMMFLMFGGMMLFTVRQTAKQKMEEELGKGKDAKEEPFNPYKEAKRTGKSVEEVLAKHEKEVAKKEAARKAKAKREKELDEYYEENDNYRVSKPLRIADAGATYRTGRAKLAEERRAEEARLKAERKATNYGKNPKGKKK; from the coding sequence ATGAAGAGAACTGGTGCAATTGCGTGCCTGACGATGATGATCGTGATGATGATGACAGTCTGCAGTTTCGGCGCGGACTCCTTCCACATCACCCGGACCTATCCGGCGAACGGCGAGGAGAACACCACCAAGGACAATATGTGTGTGAAGATCTACTTCAACTCGGAAGTGGGCAACAAGGCATCCAAAGCTGCCAACAAGAACGCCTTCTCCATCACCAACAAGAAGGGTAAGGAGTTCCCCTCGAGGATTTACTATAATAAGAATAATCCCCAGTACGCTCTGGTGGTCATCGATACCAACAAGGTAAAGAGCAGCGGCAAGAACGCCATCAAGGACGATACAGAATACATCTGCACTCTGTCTGAGAACTTCATAGACAACAAAGGCAACAAGCTTGGCGATGATCCCAAGAGGGTCATCTCCTTCCGCACCATGAATCAGGGACGTAACACGCTGATCTACATGGTCATGATGTTCCTGATGTTCGGAGGGATGATGCTCTTCACCGTGCGACAGACGGCCAAGCAGAAGATGGAAGAAGAGCTCGGCAAGGGCAAGGACGCCAAGGAAGAACCATTCAATCCGTATAAGGAGGCCAAGAGGACCGGCAAGTCCGTGGAAGAGGTCCTGGCCAAGCACGAGAAGGAAGTGGCCAAGAAGGAAGCCGCCAGGAAAGCCAAGGCCAAGCGGGAGAAGGAACTGGACGAGTACTACGAGGAGAACGATAACTACCGGGTCTCCAAGCCGCTGCGCATCGCAGATGCCGGTGCCACCTATCGGACCGGCCGTGCCAAACTGGCAGAGGAACGAAGAGCGGAAGAGGCGCGTCTGAAGGCAGAGCGGAAGGCCACCAACTATGGAAAGAACCCCAAGGGCAAGAAGAAATAG
- the tadA gene encoding tRNA adenosine(34) deaminase TadA: MGYNKYMKEALREAEIAGSLGEVPIGAVIVRDGEIIARGHNLTETTHDPTAHAEMIAIRQAAQKLGGWRLPGCEMYVTCEPCTMCAGALVWSRMEKLHIATMDPKAGACGSVYDVVRDRRLNHCVEVETGMMAEEASTLLKSFFSELRAKRKNNRRTR, from the coding sequence ATGGGCTATAATAAGTATATGAAAGAAGCTTTGAGAGAAGCGGAGATAGCGGGAAGTCTGGGAGAGGTCCCCATCGGTGCCGTCATTGTCAGAGATGGCGAGATCATCGCCAGGGGGCACAACCTGACGGAGACCACCCATGATCCCACCGCGCACGCAGAGATGATCGCCATCCGGCAGGCAGCGCAGAAGCTGGGAGGCTGGCGCCTTCCGGGCTGTGAGATGTACGTGACCTGCGAACCGTGCACCATGTGCGCCGGTGCGCTGGTGTGGAGCCGCATGGAGAAGCTCCACATCGCCACCATGGATCCCAAGGCGGGGGCCTGCGGGTCGGTGTACGACGTGGTGCGTGACAGGCGGCTGAACCACTGCGTGGAGGTGGAGACCGGCATGATGGCGGAGGAAGCCAGTACCCTTCTCAAGAGCTTTTTTTCGGAACTGAGAGCCAAGAGAAAGAATAATCGGAGGACAAGATAA
- a CDS encoding dihydroorotate dehydrogenase yields MVDLKVDLSGITLDNPVIPASGTFGYGKEFAELYDLDILGSISFKGTTAEERYGNELPRIAECSRGMLNSVGLQNPGLDTVLEHELPELAKLYHKPVIANISGFSIEEYVTCARAMDKAPNVGILEVNISCPNVHNGGMAFGVQPEAAREVTEAVKAVTTKPVYMKLSPNVTDIVAIARACEEGGADGLSLINTLLGMRIDIRRRQPVLANKMGGFSGPAIFPVAVRMVYQVSHAVDIPVIGMGGISSAEDVIEMMMAGATAVQVGAANLVDPYACKTIIEELPAVCESLGIQRLADIIGTVE; encoded by the coding sequence ATGGTAGATCTGAAAGTTGACCTGAGCGGCATCACCCTGGACAACCCGGTGATCCCCGCCAGCGGCACCTTTGGCTACGGCAAGGAGTTCGCGGAACTATATGATCTGGACATCCTGGGTTCGATCTCCTTCAAGGGAACCACCGCAGAGGAGCGCTACGGCAATGAGCTTCCTCGGATCGCAGAGTGTTCCCGGGGCATGCTGAACTCTGTCGGCCTGCAGAACCCGGGTCTGGATACCGTGCTGGAGCACGAGCTCCCAGAGCTTGCGAAGCTCTACCACAAGCCGGTGATCGCCAACATCAGCGGCTTCTCCATCGAGGAATACGTCACCTGCGCCCGCGCCATGGACAAAGCCCCGAACGTGGGAATCCTGGAAGTCAACATCAGCTGTCCCAACGTACACAATGGCGGCATGGCTTTCGGCGTACAGCCGGAGGCGGCCAGAGAGGTGACCGAGGCGGTCAAGGCCGTCACCACCAAGCCGGTCTACATGAAGCTGTCCCCCAACGTCACCGACATCGTAGCCATCGCCCGCGCCTGTGAAGAGGGCGGTGCAGACGGCCTGTCACTAATCAACACTCTGTTGGGAATGCGGATCGACATCCGCCGCCGGCAACCGGTGCTTGCCAACAAAATGGGAGGCTTCTCCGGCCCCGCCATCTTCCCGGTAGCGGTCCGGATGGTCTACCAGGTGTCTCACGCGGTGGACATCCCAGTGATCGGCATGGGCGGCATCAGCTCCGCCGAGGACGTAATCGAAATGATGATGGCCGGTGCCACGGCAGTGCAGGTGGGCGCCGCCAACCTGGTAGATCCCTACGCCTGCAAGACCATCATCGAGGAACTCCCCGCCGTCTGCGAATCTCTGGGGATCCAGCGGCTCGCAGACATCATCGGAACGGTCGAGTAG
- a CDS encoding S1C family serine protease, giving the protein MDNWDTNTFRFRIDPEDPNTTDTPKPVEGIGIAETPITSTAPQETGFVLVDTPAPAAPFDTADDTAEPGDPSAAPMDTAAQPEEASPSQPQAYDPVTEVDIFGKEEAEEDYQPFTDPYGMPMRPDGTSYYSAPEDNYSAGPAGDDYGSGFAGGGGSFDDGGTGNGGGYDGGGYYGGGHGSGAGGGYGQKVKAAPAPMQLTRRAFVLILILAMLLTSALTVGGIALLGNTFSPKDTSATNYTLTESKETLDIASIVEKSNDTIVSITTEGLSTDMWAQNYITKGAGSGVIVQSDGYIVTCYHVIDGASKITVTTSDSKTYQAELVGTDQDNDLAVIKINATKLHAVKYADSTKLEVGDQVVAIGNPLGQLSNTATTGIISALNRNLTIEGQKLNLLQTDASINPGNSGGALLDASGNLVGIVESKSSGSDVEGLGFAVPVNTVAKSVKEIIETGSASKDNNGTADSQSKSKAVIGIIISELSDEQAMMYGYPQGGILITSVTSDQARQAGLQRGDMITSMDGTKVTTMEELHTILSKHKVGDKVKLQVLRDGQTITITTKLVNAEG; this is encoded by the coding sequence ATGGATAATTGGGATACCAACACTTTCAGATTCCGGATAGATCCGGAAGATCCAAATACGACCGATACACCCAAACCGGTGGAGGGGATCGGCATTGCCGAGACCCCCATCACCTCTACTGCCCCGCAGGAAACAGGCTTTGTGCTGGTGGACACACCGGCACCGGCGGCCCCCTTTGATACGGCGGATGATACAGCGGAACCAGGGGATCCCTCCGCAGCCCCCATGGACACTGCGGCGCAGCCAGAAGAGGCATCACCCTCACAACCCCAAGCCTACGACCCGGTCACCGAGGTGGACATCTTCGGCAAGGAGGAGGCAGAGGAAGACTACCAGCCCTTCACCGACCCCTACGGGATGCCAATGCGGCCTGATGGCACCAGCTACTACTCCGCGCCGGAGGATAACTACAGCGCCGGCCCGGCAGGGGACGACTATGGCAGCGGCTTTGCCGGGGGCGGTGGCAGCTTCGACGACGGCGGAACCGGTAACGGTGGTGGCTACGATGGGGGCGGTTACTATGGAGGCGGCCACGGGAGCGGCGCTGGCGGTGGATACGGCCAGAAGGTCAAGGCAGCACCGGCCCCCATGCAGCTCACCCGAAGAGCTTTTGTGCTCATCCTCATCCTCGCCATGCTGCTGACTTCCGCGCTGACCGTCGGCGGTATCGCGTTGCTCGGGAACACCTTCTCTCCCAAGGACACCTCCGCCACCAACTACACCCTGACGGAGTCCAAGGAGACCCTGGACATCGCCAGCATCGTGGAGAAATCCAACGACACCATCGTGTCCATCACCACGGAAGGGCTTTCCACTGATATGTGGGCACAAAACTATATAACCAAGGGCGCAGGCTCCGGTGTCATCGTCCAGTCGGACGGCTACATCGTCACCTGCTACCACGTCATAGACGGAGCCAGCAAGATCACCGTCACCACCTCTGACTCCAAGACCTATCAGGCAGAGCTGGTGGGCACCGATCAGGACAACGACCTTGCAGTCATCAAGATCAACGCCACCAAGCTGCACGCTGTGAAATACGCTGACAGCACCAAGCTAGAGGTAGGAGATCAGGTCGTCGCCATCGGCAACCCCCTGGGCCAGCTGAGTAACACTGCCACCACCGGCATCATCAGCGCGCTGAACCGCAACCTGACCATCGAAGGCCAGAAACTGAATCTGCTGCAGACCGACGCTTCCATCAATCCGGGCAACTCCGGCGGCGCCCTTCTGGACGCTTCCGGCAACCTGGTGGGCATCGTAGAATCCAAGTCCTCCGGCTCCGACGTGGAAGGCCTGGGCTTCGCTGTACCGGTCAACACCGTCGCCAAGAGCGTCAAGGAGATCATCGAGACCGGCAGCGCCTCCAAGGACAACAACGGCACGGCGGACAGCCAGTCCAAGAGCAAGGCGGTCATCGGCATCATCATCTCCGAGCTCTCTGATGAGCAGGCCATGATGTACGGCTACCCGCAGGGCGGCATTCTGATCACCAGCGTCACCAGCGACCAGGCCAGACAGGCAGGTCTCCAGCGTGGCGATATGATCACCTCCATGGACGGCACCAAGGTGACCACCATGGAAGAGCTCCACACCATCCTCTCCAAACACAAGGTTGGCGACAAGGTGAAGCTCCAGGTGCTCCGAGACGGACAGACCATCACCATCACCACCAAACTGGTGAACGCAGAAGGATAA
- a CDS encoding dihydroorotase, with the protein MTILLRNGNLFTEKGATERDLLVSGGKLFVFEPGKAPTADAERIIDLNNKYIIPGLTDVHVHFREPGFSYKETILTGSQAAAAGGYTCVLTMPNLDPVPSTLEGLKVQQDIIDRDACIHVIPYGTITQKQDGRSHLSDMEALAPYVCAFTDDGKGVQDRALMEEAMLRAKDLGKIIVAHCEDESLLGGTSIHDGRYAASIGHKGISSESEWRQVERDVELAAKTGCAYHVCHVSTKESVEIIRQGKKSGVDVTCETGPHYLVLNDSKLQDEGRFKMNPPIRDIRDQEALLQGLLDGTVDIVATDHAPHSAEEKSKGILHSAFGIVGLECAFPVLFSSLVRYKIMPMEKLLQVMAINPRKRFGLPGGILEDGAPADIAVIDPATRYTIDAASFRSMGHATPFDGREVTGKILMTICGGEIVYEEASL; encoded by the coding sequence ATGACTATATTGTTACGGAACGGCAACCTGTTTACCGAGAAAGGCGCCACGGAGAGAGACCTCCTGGTGTCGGGCGGTAAACTTTTTGTTTTTGAACCTGGCAAGGCGCCCACGGCGGATGCAGAGAGGATCATCGACCTTAACAACAAGTATATTATTCCCGGTTTGACGGATGTGCATGTACACTTCCGCGAGCCGGGTTTTTCTTATAAAGAGACGATCCTGACCGGCAGCCAGGCCGCCGCCGCAGGGGGCTACACCTGCGTCCTCACCATGCCCAACCTGGATCCTGTCCCCTCCACCCTGGAAGGACTCAAAGTCCAGCAGGACATCATCGACCGGGACGCCTGCATCCACGTGATCCCCTACGGCACCATCACCCAGAAGCAGGACGGCCGCAGCCACCTCTCCGACATGGAAGCCCTGGCCCCCTATGTTTGCGCCTTCACCGACGACGGCAAGGGTGTGCAGGACCGCGCCCTCATGGAGGAAGCCATGCTCCGTGCAAAGGACCTGGGCAAGATCATCGTGGCACACTGTGAGGACGAGTCGCTGCTGGGCGGCACCTCCATCCACGACGGCCGCTACGCCGCCTCCATCGGGCACAAAGGCATCAGCTCCGAGAGCGAATGGCGCCAGGTGGAGCGGGATGTGGAGCTAGCCGCCAAGACCGGCTGCGCCTACCACGTCTGCCACGTCTCCACCAAAGAATCTGTCGAGATCATCCGCCAGGGCAAGAAGTCCGGAGTGGATGTCACCTGCGAGACCGGCCCTCACTATCTGGTGCTGAACGACAGCAAACTCCAGGACGAGGGACGGTTCAAGATGAACCCGCCCATCCGAGATATTCGCGACCAGGAAGCCCTACTGCAGGGGCTGCTGGACGGAACCGTTGATATAGTGGCTACCGACCACGCACCCCACAGCGCAGAGGAGAAATCCAAGGGGATCCTTCACAGTGCCTTCGGCATCGTAGGCCTGGAGTGCGCCTTCCCGGTGCTCTTCTCCTCCCTGGTGCGCTACAAGATCATGCCCATGGAGAAGCTGCTCCAGGTGATGGCCATCAATCCCCGCAAACGTTTCGGCCTGCCCGGCGGCATTCTGGAAGATGGTGCTCCCGCGGACATTGCCGTGATCGATCCGGCGACACGCTACACCATCGACGCCGCCTCCTTCCGGAGCATGGGCCATGCCACGCCCTTTGACGGCAGAGAGGTCACCGGCAAGATCCTGATGACCATCTGCGGCGGCGAGATCGTCTACGAGGAGGCATCCCTATGA
- the pyrF gene encoding orotidine-5'-phosphate decarboxylase, giving the protein MGKDVIIACDFPGREETLAFLDRFQDRKPFVKIGMELFYAEGPQIVREIKARGHQIFLDLKLHDIPNTVEKAMRSLARLNVDMTNVHAAGTIEMMKAARRGLTREDGTSPLLIAVTQLTSTGQDQLEKDLLINHPINEVITAYARNTREAGLDGVVCSPLEAGMIHEACGEGFVTVTPGVRFAGAAADDQTRITTPEKAKAIGSDYIVVGRPITQAEDPVAAYARCVREFVD; this is encoded by the coding sequence ATGGGCAAAGACGTCATCATCGCCTGTGACTTCCCCGGACGGGAGGAGACGCTGGCGTTCCTGGACAGATTCCAGGATCGGAAACCCTTTGTTAAGATCGGGATGGAACTCTTCTACGCAGAGGGCCCGCAGATCGTAAGAGAGATCAAGGCCAGAGGCCATCAGATCTTTCTGGACCTGAAGCTCCACGACATCCCCAACACGGTAGAGAAGGCCATGCGCAGTCTGGCCAGGCTGAATGTAGACATGACCAACGTCCATGCGGCAGGGACCATCGAGATGATGAAGGCAGCCCGACGGGGACTCACCCGGGAGGACGGGACCAGCCCCCTCCTCATCGCCGTCACACAGCTCACCTCCACCGGACAGGATCAACTGGAGAAGGATCTGCTAATCAACCACCCGATCAACGAGGTGATCACCGCCTACGCCAGAAACACACGGGAAGCCGGTCTGGACGGCGTGGTATGTTCCCCGCTGGAAGCAGGCATGATCCATGAGGCCTGCGGCGAAGGCTTTGTGACTGTCACACCTGGCGTCCGGTTCGCCGGCGCCGCCGCCGACGACCAGACCAGGATCACCACGCCAGAGAAGGCAAAAGCGATCGGCTCCGACTACATCGTTGTCGGGCGACCGATCACACAGGCAGAAGATCCCGTAGCCGCTTACGCGCGCTGCGTGAGAGAGTTCGTAGACTAA
- a CDS encoding aspartate carbamoyltransferase regulatory subunit encodes MNIDGVNNGVVLDHIQAGKSNVIYDLMRLDKLKCCVAIIQNADSEKYGKKDIIKVDGDFNIDYQILGYVDDNITVNIVKNGELQEKVHLDLPEELTNVIKCKNPRCITSIEQEIPHRFKLSDKARKSYRCIYCDAEYK; translated from the coding sequence ATGAATATTGATGGTGTAAACAACGGCGTCGTTCTGGACCACATCCAGGCCGGCAAGAGCAACGTTATCTACGATTTGATGCGTCTGGACAAGCTGAAGTGCTGCGTGGCCATCATCCAGAACGCCGACAGTGAGAAGTATGGCAAGAAGGATATCATCAAGGTCGACGGCGACTTCAACATCGACTACCAGATCCTGGGGTATGTCGATGACAACATCACCGTAAACATCGTTAAGAACGGCGAGCTGCAGGAGAAGGTCCACCTGGATCTCCCCGAGGAGCTGACCAACGTCATCAAGTGCAAGAACCCAAGGTGCATCACTTCCATCGAACAGGAGATCCCCCATCGGTTCAAGCTCTCCGACAAAGCCCGCAAGTCCTACCGTTGCATCTACTGTGACGCAGAATACAAGTAG
- a CDS encoding dihydroorotate dehydrogenase electron transfer subunit has protein sequence MKQQTMTIASTRKLNQGIYQTVLRGDTSPITAPGQFINLKIPDHYLRRPISIADWDECSMTIIYKVVGSGTSALSRLSVGTSLDVLTGLGNGFDVDKACAAGTPTLLGGGIGTPPIYGLAKTLVRQGVTPTVITGFATAEDVILQEEFRALGIDPVLMTDDGSAGEKGFVTDALARTEAGYVCACGPEPMLRAVWNACSHGQFSFEARMACGFGACMGCSCRTKYGNKRICKDGPVLEGGEILW, from the coding sequence ATGAAACAACAGACCATGACCATCGCTTCTACACGGAAGCTGAACCAGGGCATCTACCAGACGGTACTCCGGGGAGACACCTCTCCCATCACCGCCCCAGGTCAGTTCATCAACCTGAAGATCCCGGATCACTACCTGCGCCGTCCCATCTCCATCGCAGATTGGGACGAGTGTAGCATGACCATTATATATAAGGTAGTCGGAAGCGGCACGTCCGCCCTGTCCCGGCTTTCCGTCGGCACATCGCTGGATGTGCTCACCGGCCTGGGCAACGGGTTCGATGTGGACAAAGCCTGCGCCGCCGGCACTCCCACACTGCTGGGCGGCGGCATCGGGACCCCGCCCATCTACGGGCTTGCCAAGACACTGGTCCGCCAGGGGGTCACCCCCACCGTCATCACCGGCTTCGCTACGGCGGAAGACGTGATCCTGCAGGAGGAATTCCGTGCGCTGGGCATCGACCCGGTCCTCATGACCGACGACGGGAGCGCCGGTGAGAAAGGTTTTGTGACCGATGCGCTCGCCAGGACCGAGGCCGGCTACGTATGCGCCTGCGGACCGGAGCCCATGCTCCGCGCCGTCTGGAACGCATGCTCCCATGGACAGTTCAGTTTTGAGGCACGGATGGCCTGCGGGTTTGGCGCCTGCATGGGCTGCAGCTGCCGGACAAAATACGGAAACAAGCGGATCTGCAAGGACGGTCCTGTACTGGAGGGAGGTGAGATCCTATGGTAG
- a CDS encoding GntR family transcriptional regulator — protein sequence MINFDVQNHKPLREIVYDQLKQQILTGQINPGTRMMEVDLAKDMGVSRTPIREAIRKLEKEGLVIIEPRRGAYVSDISVKDMVDTLVVREDLEGLAGLLAAETITREELEELEEITTSYSDAIAAGNMENIIHYDELFHRRIVEMTGNHTLIQLFGSVQEQALRFRYLYYDDFTRYENMPVEHRNIVEAIRSGDGESARRVSDNHVKKLKEFVVAEGVAAFKEHN from the coding sequence ATGATAAATTTTGATGTACAAAACCATAAGCCGCTACGGGAGATCGTGTACGATCAACTGAAGCAGCAGATCCTGACGGGTCAGATCAACCCGGGGACCAGGATGATGGAAGTGGATCTGGCGAAGGATATGGGTGTCAGCAGGACGCCCATCCGGGAGGCCATCCGGAAACTGGAGAAGGAAGGGCTGGTGATCATCGAGCCGCGCCGGGGTGCCTACGTCTCAGACATTTCTGTGAAGGATATGGTGGATACCCTGGTGGTCCGGGAGGATCTGGAGGGGCTGGCCGGGTTGCTGGCAGCGGAGACCATCACCCGGGAGGAACTGGAAGAGCTGGAGGAAATCACCACCAGCTACAGCGATGCCATTGCCGCAGGGAACATGGAGAACATCATTCACTACGACGAGTTGTTTCACCGCCGCATCGTGGAGATGACAGGGAATCACACCCTGATTCAGCTGTTCGGTTCTGTGCAGGAGCAGGCGCTGCGGTTCCGGTATCTGTATTACGATGACTTCACCAGGTACGAGAACATGCCGGTGGAGCATCGCAACATCGTGGAGGCCATCCGCAGCGGGGACGGCGAGTCCGCCCGCAGGGTCTCTGACAACCATGTGAAGAAACTCAAGGAATTCGTGGTGGCGGAGGGTGTCGCCGCATTTAAAGAACATAATTAG